In Helicobacter pylori, a single genomic region encodes these proteins:
- a CDS encoding DUF1882 domain-containing protein produces the protein MTEMELKLIKIDTSHYFEKKPGLGERVDYAGRCYYNKFQRVNAMLTSSLIQKHLKKEIEIAHNLILRNDKVENIVFDYNGRNPERFYHKAQLLLREEGFMNFTAYNTKTPGHLHLYVHKGHTELGEGERLVKTLSMKLAQGLPKEWKVFPSNEWPKEFNILALPYEVFAKERGSSWAKHL, from the coding sequence ATGACAGAAATGGAATTAAAGCTCATTAAGATAGACACAAGCCATTATTTTGAAAAAAAACCAGGCTTGGGGGAGAGAGTGGATTATGCGGGGCGTTGCTATTATAATAAATTCCAAAGAGTGAATGCCATGCTCACAAGCTCGCTCATTCAAAAGCATTTGAAAAAAGAAATAGAAATCGCGCACAACCTCATCTTGCGTAACGATAAGGTGGAAAACATTGTGTTTGATTATAACGGGAGGAATCCGGAGCGTTTTTACCATAAGGCGCAGTTATTGCTTCGTGAGGAAGGTTTTATGAATTTTACCGCTTATAACACCAAAACGCCAGGGCATTTGCATTTATATGTGCATAAGGGGCATACGGAGTTAGGCGAGGGTGAAAGGTTGGTTAAAACTTTGTCCATGAAATTAGCGCAAGGGTTGCCTAAAGAATGGAAGGTTTTCCCTAGCAATGAATGGCCTAAGGAATTTAATATTTTAGCCTTACCTTATGAAGTGTTTGCAAAAGAGCGTGGGAGCTCTTGGGCGAAGCATTTATAA
- a CDS encoding serine hydroxymethyltransferase, which translates to MAYFLEQTDSEIFELIFEEYKRQNEHLEMIASENYTFPSVMEAMGSILTNKYAEGYPNKRYYGGCEVVDKIESLAIERAKKLFNCQFANVQAHSGSQANNAVYHALLKPYDKILGMDLSCGGHLTHGAKVSLTGKHYQSFSYGVNLDGYIDYEEALKIAQSVKPEIIVCGFSAYPREIDFKKFREIADEVGALLLGDIAHVAGLVVANEHAHPFPHCHVVSSTTHKTLRGPRGGLILTNDEEIAAKIDKAIFPGTQGGPLMHAIAAKAVGFKENLKPEFKAYAKLVKSNMQVLAKALKEKNHKLVSGGTSNHLLLMDFLDKPYSGKDADIALGNAGITVNKNTIPGETRSPFVTSGIRIGSAALSARGMGAKEFEIIGNKISDILNDINNVSLQLHVKEELKAMANQFPVYQQPIF; encoded by the coding sequence ATGGCGTATTTTTTAGAACAAACGGATAGTGAAATTTTTGAATTGATCTTTGAAGAATACAAGCGGCAAAATGAGCATTTAGAAATGATAGCGAGCGAGAATTACACTTTTCCTAGTGTTATGGAAGCTATGGGGAGCATTTTAACGAATAAATACGCTGAGGGCTATCCTAACAAGCGCTATTATGGAGGCTGTGAAGTGGTGGATAAAATAGAAAGCCTAGCCATAGAAAGGGCTAAAAAGCTTTTTAATTGCCAGTTCGCTAACGTGCAAGCGCATTCAGGCTCACAAGCTAATAACGCTGTCTATCACGCTCTTTTAAAGCCTTATGACAAGATTTTAGGCATGGATTTAAGTTGTGGAGGGCATTTAACGCATGGCGCTAAAGTGAGCTTGACCGGCAAGCATTACCAGAGCTTTTCTTATGGCGTGAATTTGGATGGCTATATTGATTATGAAGAAGCGCTAAAAATCGCTCAAAGCGTTAAGCCAGAAATCATTGTGTGCGGGTTTTCAGCCTATCCAAGGGAAATTGATTTTAAGAAATTTAGAGAAATCGCTGATGAAGTGGGGGCGTTACTACTAGGCGATATAGCCCATGTGGCAGGGCTTGTGGTCGCTAATGAGCATGCCCATCCTTTCCCGCATTGCCATGTGGTTTCAAGCACCACTCATAAGACCTTAAGAGGGCCTAGAGGGGGGCTTATTTTAACCAATGATGAAGAGATAGCGGCTAAGATTGATAAAGCGATTTTCCCAGGGACTCAAGGCGGGCCTTTGATGCATGCGATTGCTGCTAAAGCGGTGGGGTTTAAAGAGAATCTAAAACCAGAATTTAAAGCTTACGCGAAATTGGTGAAATCTAACATGCAAGTTTTGGCTAAAGCGTTAAAAGAAAAAAACCATAAATTAGTGAGTGGTGGCACTTCTAACCATTTGCTTTTAATGGATTTCTTGGATAAGCCTTATAGCGGGAAAGACGCTGATATTGCATTAGGGAATGCCGGAATCACCGTGAATAAAAACACCATTCCTGGCGAAACGCGCAGCCCTTTTGTAACGAGCGGGATAAGGATTGGCTCAGCGGCATTGAGTGCAAGAGGCATGGGAGCTAAGGAATTTGAAATCATAGGGAATAAAATATCAGATATTTTGAATGATATTAATAATGTTAGTTTGCAATTGCATGTGAAAGAAGAATTGAAGGCCATGGCTAATCAATTCCCTGTGTACCAGCAACCTATTTTTTAA
- the lysS gene encoding lysine--tRNA ligase, producing the protein MFSNQYIQQRIHKANSLREEGKNPYQNGLKRSLTNAAFLEKYAYVKDLEEPKDKEKCESVVGRVKLLRLMGKACFIKIEDESAILQAYVSQNELNDEFKSLKKHLEVGDIVLVKGFPFATKTGELSVHALEFHILSKTIVPLPEKFHGLSDIELRYRQRYLDLIVNPGVKDVFKKRSLIVSSVRKFFEMEGFLEVETPMMHPIPGGANARPFITYHNALEVERYLRIAPELYLKRLIVGGFEAVFEINRNFRNEGMDHSHNPEFTMIEFYWAYHTYEDLIELSKRLFDYLLKTLNLDSKIIYNDMEVDFNQTSVISYLDALETIGGISKDILEKEDRLLAYLLEQGIKVEPNLTHGKLLAEAFDHFVEHQLINPTFVTQYPIEISPLARRNDSNPNIADRFELFIAGKEIANGFSELNDPLDQLERFKNQVAEKEKGDEEAQYMDEDYVWALAHGMPPTAGQGIGIDRLVMLLTGAKSIKDVILFPAMRPVKNDFNIESKE; encoded by the coding sequence ATGTTTTCTAACCAATACATCCAACAACGCATCCATAAAGCCAATAGCTTGAGAGAAGAAGGGAAAAACCCTTATCAAAATGGCTTGAAACGAAGCCTCACCAACGCCGCTTTTTTAGAAAAATACGCTTATGTTAAGGATTTAGAAGAGCCTAAAGACAAAGAAAAATGCGAGAGCGTTGTAGGGAGGGTCAAGCTCTTGCGTTTAATGGGTAAGGCATGTTTTATTAAAATTGAAGATGAAAGCGCGATTTTACAAGCTTATGTTTCGCAAAATGAATTGAACGATGAGTTTAAAAGCTTGAAAAAGCATTTAGAAGTGGGCGATATTGTGTTGGTGAAAGGCTTCCCTTTTGCTACCAAAACCGGTGAATTGAGCGTTCATGCCCTAGAATTTCATATTTTAAGCAAAACCATTGTGCCTTTACCTGAAAAGTTTCATGGATTAAGCGATATAGAATTGCGTTACCGCCAGCGCTACTTGGATTTGATCGTCAATCCTGGCGTTAAAGATGTGTTTAAAAAACGCAGTTTGATTGTCTCTAGCGTGCGGAAATTTTTTGAAATGGAAGGGTTTTTAGAAGTGGAAACCCCCATGATGCACCCCATTCCTGGCGGGGCGAACGCAAGGCCTTTTATCACTTACCATAACGCTTTGGAGGTGGAGAGGTATTTGAGAATCGCCCCAGAATTATACCTCAAACGCTTGATTGTAGGGGGGTTTGAAGCGGTGTTTGAAATCAATCGTAATTTCAGGAATGAGGGCATGGATCACAGCCATAACCCCGAATTCACGATGATTGAATTTTATTGGGCGTATCACACTTATGAAGATTTGATTGAACTCAGTAAGAGATTGTTTGACTACTTGCTAAAGACTTTAAATTTAGATTCAAAAATCATTTATAACGATATGGAAGTGGATTTCAACCAAACGAGCGTGATTTCCTATTTGGACGCTTTAGAGACAATAGGGGGCATTAGTAAGGATATTTTGGAAAAAGAAGACAGGCTTTTGGCTTATTTGTTAGAGCAAGGCATCAAAGTAGAGCCCAATCTCACTCATGGCAAATTGCTCGCTGAAGCGTTTGATCATTTTGTAGAGCACCAACTCATTAACCCCACTTTTGTAACCCAATACCCTATTGAAATTAGTCCCTTAGCCAGACGCAACGATAGTAACCCTAATATTGCTGACAGGTTTGAATTGTTCATTGCAGGGAAAGAAATCGCTAATGGCTTTAGCGAGTTGAACGACCCTTTAGATCAATTAGAACGCTTTAAAAATCAAGTGGCTGAAAAAGAAAAAGGCGATGAAGAAGCCCAATACATGGATGAAGATTACGTGTGGGCCCTAGCCCATGGAATGCCCCCCACTGCAGGGCAAGGCATAGGCATTGACCGATTAGTGATGCTACTCACTGGAGCTAAAAGCATTAAAGATGTGATTTTATTCCCAGCGATGCGTCCTGTTAAAAACGATTTTAATATTGAGAGTAAAGAATAA
- a CDS encoding CvpA family protein yields the protein MNYIDLALLVVVVAFGIRGFYHGFVSEVAGTLGIVLGVYLASRYSVAVGNLFSEHLYDLRNETMTNLIGFLLVLASIWVFFLAFGVLLGKVLVFSGLGIIDKALGFIFSCLKTFLVLSFILYALSKMEVMKDANAYLQEKSAFFSTMKSVASKIMRLDGVKHVEQNLKDNLEEMSDEVKNKESFNKNKESFNKAMDNGVESLKEKAKDLPKNMLDPKANQTPPNPTPSNKEPL from the coding sequence TTGAATTATATTGATTTGGCGTTACTTGTGGTGGTGGTAGCCTTTGGGATTAGAGGATTTTATCATGGCTTCGTGAGTGAAGTGGCGGGGACTTTAGGGATTGTGCTTGGCGTGTATTTAGCGTCTCGCTATTCTGTGGCTGTTGGGAATTTATTTTCAGAGCATTTGTATGATTTAAGAAATGAAACCATGACGAATCTCATCGGTTTTTTATTGGTGTTAGCGTCTATTTGGGTGTTTTTTTTAGCTTTTGGAGTGTTGCTAGGCAAGGTGTTAGTCTTTAGCGGGTTAGGCATTATAGACAAAGCGTTAGGGTTTATTTTTTCATGCTTGAAGACTTTTTTAGTGCTTTCTTTCATTCTCTATGCACTCTCTAAAATGGAAGTGATGAAAGACGCTAACGCCTACTTGCAAGAAAAAAGTGCTTTTTTTTCTACCATGAAAAGCGTCGCCAGTAAGATCATGCGCCTTGATGGCGTCAAACATGTGGAGCAAAACCTTAAAGACAATCTTGAAGAAATGAGCGATGAAGTCAAAAATAAAGAATCTTTCAATAAAAATAAAGAGTCTTTTAATAAAGCGATGGATAATGGCGTGGAATCTTTAAAAGAAAAGGCTAAAGACTTGCCTAAAAACATGCTAGATCCAAAAGCTAACCAAACCCCACCAAACCCCACCCCATCTAATAAAGAACCCCTATAA
- a CDS encoding apolipoprotein N-acyltransferase: MRLLLFNQNAFLLACMFVSSVYVNAVLDAYAIENPYISITLTSLLAPLSMLAFLKTPKNSAFALGFFVGALLFYWCALSFRYSDFTYLLPLIIVLIALVYGVLFYLLLYFENPYFRLLSFLGSSFIHPFGFDWLVPDSFFSYSVFRVDKLSLGLVFLACVFLSAQNLKKYRIIGVLLLLGALDFNGFKTSDLKKVGNIELVSTKTPQDVKFDSNYLNDIENNILKEIKLAQSKQKTLIVFPETAYPIALENSPFKAKLEDLSDNIAILIGTLRTQGYSLYNSSFLFSKESVQIADKVILAPFGETMPLPEFLQKPLEKLFFGESAYLYRNAPHFSDFTLDDFTFRPLICYEGTSKAAYSNSPSKIFIVMSNNAWFSPSIEPTLQRTLLKYYARRYDKIILHSANFSTSYILNPSLLGDILFRKRS; this comes from the coding sequence ATGCGCCTTCTTCTATTCAATCAAAACGCTTTTTTATTGGCGTGCATGTTTGTTTCAAGCGTGTATGTGAACGCTGTTTTGGACGCTTATGCGATTGAAAACCCCTATATTTCTATCACACTCACAAGCCTATTAGCCCCTTTAAGCATGCTAGCGTTTTTAAAAACCCCAAAGAATAGCGCTTTTGCTTTGGGTTTTTTCGTGGGGGCGTTATTATTTTACTGGTGTGCTTTAAGCTTCCGCTATTCGGATTTCACTTATTTATTACCCTTAATCATTGTTTTAATAGCGTTAGTTTATGGGGTTTTATTTTATTTGTTGCTCTATTTTGAAAACCCCTACTTCAGGCTTTTGAGTTTTTTAGGCTCTAGTTTTATCCACCCCTTTGGATTTGATTGGTTAGTCCCGGATAGCTTTTTTTCTTATAGCGTGTTTAGGGTGGATAAGTTATCGCTAGGGCTTGTTTTTTTGGCTTGCGTTTTTTTGAGTGCTCAAAATCTTAAAAAATACAGGATCATAGGGGTTTTATTGTTGCTTGGCGCGTTGGATTTTAATGGTTTCAAAACAAGCGATTTAAAAAAGGTTGGAAATATTGAATTAGTCTCTACAAAAACGCCCCAAGATGTGAAATTTGACTCAAATTACCTTAATGATATTGAAAACAACATTCTTAAAGAAATCAAGCTCGCTCAAAGCAAGCAAAAAACCCTGATTGTTTTTCCAGAGACCGCCTACCCCATCGCTTTAGAAAACTCCCCCTTTAAAGCGAAGCTAGAAGATTTAAGCGATAATATTGCTATTTTAATAGGGACATTACGCACTCAAGGCTATAGCCTTTATAACAGCTCGTTTTTATTTTCTAAAGAAAGCGTTCAGATCGCTGATAAAGTGATCTTAGCCCCCTTTGGCGAAACAATGCCTTTACCGGAATTTCTTCAAAAACCCCTTGAAAAGCTCTTTTTTGGCGAGAGCGCTTATTTATACCGCAACGCTCCCCATTTCAGCGATTTCACATTAGATGATTTTACTTTCCGCCCCCTGATTTGCTATGAAGGCACTTCCAAAGCCGCTTATTCAAACAGCCCTTCAAAAATTTTTATCGTGATGAGCAATAACGCATGGTTTAGCCCAAGCATTGAACCCACCTTACAAAGAACGCTTTTAAAATACTACGCAAGGCGTTATGATAAGATCATCTTGCACAGCGCGAATTTTTCAACTTCTTACATTCTAAACCCTAGTTTATTAGGCGATATTCTTTTTAGGAAACGATCATGA
- a CDS encoding ABC transporter ATP-binding protein yields MIKAINISHAFEKPLYNGVNLHIKPKESLAILGVSGSGKSTLLSHLATMLKPNSGTIGLLEHQDIYALNSKKLLELRRLKVGIIFQSHYLFKGFSALENLQVASILAKQEINHSLLEQLGIAHTLKQGVGELSGGQQQRLSIARVLSKKPKIIIADEPTGNLDTTSANQVISMLQNYIIENEGALVLATHDEHLAFTCSQVYRLEKESLIKEK; encoded by the coding sequence ATGATTAAAGCGATTAATATTTCTCATGCTTTTGAAAAGCCTCTTTATAATGGCGTGAATTTGCACATCAAGCCCAAAGAAAGCCTAGCGATTTTAGGCGTGAGTGGGAGCGGTAAAAGCACGCTTTTAAGCCATTTAGCCACCATGCTAAAACCCAATAGTGGGACGATCGGTTTGTTAGAACACCAGGATATTTATGCCTTAAATTCCAAAAAGCTTTTGGAATTACGGCGCTTAAAAGTGGGCATAATCTTCCAATCGCATTACCTTTTTAAGGGTTTTAGCGCTTTAGAAAACTTGCAAGTCGCTTCCATCCTAGCCAAGCAAGAAATAAATCATTCCCTTTTAGAACAATTAGGCATAGCCCACACCCTAAAGCAAGGCGTGGGTGAATTGAGCGGCGGCCAGCAACAACGCTTAAGCATCGCCAGAGTGCTTTCTAAAAAACCTAAAATCATTATCGCTGATGAACCCACCGGGAATTTAGACACCACTAGCGCTAATCAGGTCATTAGCATGCTGCAAAATTACATTATAGAAAACGAAGGGGCGTTAGTCTTAGCCACGCATGATGAGCATTTGGCTTTCACTTGCTCTCAAGTCTATCGCTTAGAAAAAGAATCTTTAATTAAGGAAAAATAA
- the pseI gene encoding pseudaminic acid synthase, giving the protein MLQRPKIVAELSANHNQDLNLAKESLHAIKESGADFVKLQTYTPSCMTLDSKEDPFIIQGTLWDKENLYGLYQKASTPLEWHAELFELAKKLDLGIFSSPFSSKALELLESLDCPMYKIASFEIVDLDLIEKAARTQKPIILSSGIATHTELQDAISLCKGVGNFDITLLKCVSAYPSKIEDANLLSMVKLGETFGVKFGLSDHTIGSLCPILATTLGASMIEKHFILNKSLQTPDSAFSMDFNEFKSMVEAIKQSVLALGEEEPKINPKTLEKRRFFARSLFVIKDIQKGEALTSDNIKALRPNLGLHPKFYKEILGQKASKFLKANTPLSADDIERSL; this is encoded by the coding sequence ATGTTGCAACGCCCTAAAATTGTCGCCGAATTGAGCGCTAATCATAACCAGGATTTAAACCTAGCTAAAGAAAGCCTTCATGCCATTAAGGAAAGCGGTGCGGATTTTGTCAAGCTCCAAACTTACACGCCAAGCTGCATGACTTTAGATTCTAAAGAAGATCCTTTCATCATTCAAGGCACTTTATGGGATAAAGAAAATCTGTATGGATTATATCAAAAGGCTTCTACCCCCCTAGAATGGCATGCTGAATTGTTTGAGTTGGCTAAAAAGCTTGATTTAGGCATTTTTAGCTCGCCCTTTAGCTCAAAAGCTTTAGAGCTTTTAGAGAGCCTAGATTGCCCCATGTATAAAATCGCTAGTTTTGAAATCGTTGATTTGGACTTGATTGAAAAGGCCGCTCGCACACAAAAGCCCATTATCCTTTCTAGCGGTATCGCCACACACACCGAATTGCAAGACGCTATCTCGTTGTGCAAAGGAGTGGGCAATTTTGACATCACCCTTTTAAAATGCGTGAGCGCTTATCCCAGTAAAATAGAAGATGCTAACCTATTAAGCATGGTTAAATTAGGCGAAACCTTTGGCGTTAAATTTGGCTTGAGCGATCACACGATTGGTTCTCTTTGTCCCATTTTAGCCACCACTTTAGGAGCGAGCATGATAGAAAAGCATTTCATTTTAAACAAATCCTTACAAACCCCAGACAGCGCTTTTAGCATGGATTTTAACGAATTTAAAAGCATGGTTGAAGCCATCAAGCAAAGCGTTTTAGCCTTAGGCGAAGAAGAGCCTAAAATCAATCCAAAGACTTTAGAGAAGCGAAGATTTTTTGCGCGCTCTTTATTTGTCATTAAGGATATTCAAAAAGGCGAAGCATTGACTAGCGATAATATCAAAGCCTTACGCCCCAACCTTGGCTTACACCCTAAATTTTATAAAGAAATTTTAGGTCAAAAGGCATCAAAATTTTTAAAAGCCAACACCCCTTTAAGCGCTGATGATATAGAACGCTCACTGTAG
- the efp gene encoding elongation factor P has product MAIGMSELKKGLKIELGGVPYRIVEYQHVKPGKGAAFVRAKIKSFLDGKVIEKTFHAGDKCEEPNLVEKTMQYLYHDGDTYQFMDIESYEQIALNDSQVGDASKWMLDGMQVQVLLHNDKAISVDVPQVVALKIVETAPNFKGDTSSASKKPATLETGAVVQVPFHVLEGEVIKVNTETEEYLEKVK; this is encoded by the coding sequence ATGGCAATTGGGATGAGCGAGCTCAAAAAGGGCTTGAAAATTGAATTGGGCGGTGTGCCTTATAGGATCGTAGAATACCAGCATGTCAAGCCCGGCAAGGGTGCGGCTTTTGTGCGTGCGAAAATCAAATCGTTTTTAGATGGCAAGGTGATTGAGAAGACTTTCCATGCGGGGGATAAGTGCGAAGAGCCTAATTTGGTTGAAAAAACGATGCAATACCTTTATCACGATGGCGATACATACCAATTCATGGACATAGAGAGCTATGAGCAAATCGCTTTGAACGACTCTCAAGTGGGTGATGCTTCTAAATGGATGCTAGACGGCATGCAAGTGCAGGTTTTATTGCATAATGACAAGGCGATTTCAGTGGATGTGCCGCAAGTTGTGGCTTTAAAGATTGTAGAAACAGCCCCTAATTTTAAGGGCGATACTTCAAGCGCGAGCAAAAAACCAGCGACTTTAGAAACCGGTGCGGTCGTGCAAGTGCCTTTCCATGTTTTAGAGGGTGAAGTGATTAAAGTCAATACGGAAACAGAAGAGTATCTTGAAAAGGTGAAGTGA
- a CDS encoding fructose-bisphosphate aldolase produces MLVKGNEILLKAHKEGYGVGAFNFVNFEMLNAIFEAGNEENSPLFIQASEGAIKYMGIDMAVGMVKIMCERYPHIPVALHLDHGTTFESCEKAVKAGFTSVMIDASHHAFEENLELTSKVVKMAHNAGVSVEAELGRLMGIEDNISVDEKDAVLVNPKEAERFVKESQVDYLAPAIGTSHGAFKFKGEPKLDFERLQEVKRLTNIPLVLHGASAIPDDVRKSYLDAGGDLKGSKGVPFEFLQESIKGGINKVNTDTDLRIAFIAEVRKVANEDKSQFDLRKFFSPAQLALKNVVKERMKLLGSANKI; encoded by the coding sequence ATGTTAGTTAAAGGCAATGAAATCTTATTGAAAGCCCATAAAGAAGGTTATGGGGTGGGGGCGTTTAATTTCGTGAATTTTGAAATGCTAAACGCTATTTTTGAAGCAGGAAACGAAGAAAATTCCCCGCTTTTCATTCAAGCGAGTGAAGGAGCGATCAAATACATGGGGATTGATATGGCGGTGGGCATGGTGAAAATCATGTGCGAACGCTACCCGCACATTCCTGTAGCCTTACACCTAGATCATGGCACGACTTTTGAAAGCTGCGAAAAAGCCGTGAAAGCGGGTTTCACTTCTGTGATGATTGACGCGTCTCATCATGCGTTTGAAGAAAATTTGGAATTGACTTCTAAAGTGGTCAAAATGGCGCATAACGCTGGAGTGAGCGTGGAAGCGGAGTTGGGGCGTTTAATGGGGATTGAAGACAATATTTCAGTAGATGAAAAAGATGCGGTGTTAGTGAATCCTAAAGAAGCGGAGCGGTTTGTCAAAGAATCTCAAGTGGATTACTTAGCCCCAGCCATTGGGACAAGCCATGGAGCGTTTAAGTTTAAGGGTGAGCCAAAATTGGATTTTGAACGCTTGCAAGAAGTCAAAAGGCTCACTAATATCCCTTTAGTTTTGCATGGAGCGAGCGCGATACCAGATGATGTGAGGAAATCTTATTTGGACGCTGGAGGCGATTTGAAAGGCTCTAAGGGCGTGCCTTTTGAATTTTTACAAGAATCTATAAAAGGGGGGATCAATAAAGTCAATACCGACACGGACTTAAGGATCGCTTTCATCGCAGAAGTGCGCAAGGTGGCTAACGAAGATAAGAGCCAATTTGATTTGAGGAAGTTTTTTTCTCCGGCCCAATTAGCACTTAAAAATGTGGTCAAAGAGCGCATGAAACTTTTGGGTAGTGCTAATAAAATTTAA
- the cbf2 gene encoding peptidylprolyl isomerase CBF2, with protein sequence MKKNILNLALVGALSASFLMAKPAHNANNAMHNTKETTDASAGVLATVDGRPITKSDFDMIKQRNPNFDFDKLKEKEKEALIEQAIRTALVENEAKAEKLNQTPEFKAMMEAVKKQALVEFWAKKQAEEVKKIQIPEKEMQDFYNANKDQLFVKQEAHARHILVKTEDEAKRIISEIDKQPKTKKEAKFIELANRDTIDPNSKNAQNGGDLGKFQKNQMAPDFSKAAFALTPGNYTKTPVKTEFGYHIIYLISKDSPVTYTYEQAKPTIKGMLQEKLFQERMNQRIEELRKHAKIVINK encoded by the coding sequence ATGAAAAAAAATATCTTGAATTTAGCGTTAGTGGGTGCGTTGAGCGCGTCGTTTTTGATGGCCAAGCCGGCTCATAATGCGAATAACGCTATGCATAACACGAAAGAAACGACCGATGCTTCAGCAGGCGTGTTAGCGACAGTGGATGGCAGACCCATCACCAAAAGCGATTTTGATATGATTAAGCAACGAAATCCTAATTTTGATTTTGACAAGCTTAAAGAGAAAGAAAAAGAAGCCTTGATTGAGCAAGCTATCCGCACCGCGCTTGTAGAAAATGAAGCTAAGGCAGAAAAGCTTAATCAGACTCCAGAATTTAAAGCGATGATGGAAGCGGTTAAAAAACAGGCTTTAGTGGAATTTTGGGCTAAAAAACAGGCTGAAGAAGTGAAAAAAATCCAAATCCCAGAAAAAGAAATGCAGGATTTTTACAACGCCAATAAAGATCAGCTTTTTGTCAAGCAAGAAGCCCACGCTAGGCATATTTTAGTGAAAACCGAAGATGAAGCTAAACGGATTATTTCTGAGATTGACAAACAGCCAAAGACCAAAAAAGAAGCCAAATTCATTGAGTTAGCCAATCGTGATACGATTGATCCTAACAGTAAGAACGCGCAAAATGGCGGTGATTTAGGGAAATTCCAGAAAAACCAAATGGCTCCGGATTTTTCTAAAGCCGCTTTCGCTCTAACTCCTGGGAATTACACTAAAACCCCTGTTAAAACAGAGTTTGGTTATCATATTATCTATTTGATTTCTAAAGATAGCCCTGTAACTTATACTTATGAGCAAGCTAAACCCACCATTAAGGGGATGTTACAAGAAAAGCTTTTCCAAGAACGCATGAATCAACGAATCGAGGAACTAAGAAAGCATGCTAAAATTGTTATCAACAAGTAA
- a CDS encoding peptidase: protein MRLNYPSKVSEEGFQVMVLSLSILKKSFNDFLSARMLLINLGPILLSLAFFGAVFYYNGANIVGYCQTLLPQSLNDYSHSQGFFAGMFAWVFKALVYFLIFWIAILLSLVINIFASVFYTPLVVSYLHQKYYPHVVLEEFGSILFSIKYFLKALAFMLIFLAVLTPLYFIPFIGVFGVFFSIIVHFLFFKNTMSLDIASMIFNHQSYQNLLKQHRLKHYRFSFFCYLFSLIPFFNFFATLLQTLMLTHYFFILKEKEC from the coding sequence TTGCGCTTAAATTACCCTAGCAAAGTGAGTGAAGAAGGATTTCAAGTTATGGTTTTGTCTTTATCTATCCTTAAAAAAAGCTTTAATGATTTTTTAAGTGCTAGAATGCTTTTAATCAATCTTGGCCCTATCCTTTTGAGTTTGGCGTTTTTTGGAGCTGTTTTTTACTACAATGGCGCAAATATTGTGGGTTATTGCCAAACCTTATTACCGCAATCTTTGAATGACTATTCCCATTCTCAAGGCTTTTTTGCTGGCATGTTCGCATGGGTTTTTAAAGCGTTAGTGTATTTTCTTATTTTTTGGATTGCGATTCTTTTGAGTTTAGTCATCAATATTTTTGCGTCTGTTTTTTACACCCCTTTGGTGGTTTCTTATTTGCACCAAAAATATTATCCTCATGTTGTTTTAGAAGAATTTGGCTCTATCCTTTTTTCTATTAAGTATTTTTTAAAAGCGCTCGCTTTTATGCTTATATTCTTAGCGGTTTTAACGCCCCTTTATTTCATTCCCTTTATAGGGGTCTTTGGGGTCTTTTTTTCTATAATCGTGCATTTCCTTTTTTTCAAAAACACCATGAGTTTGGATATAGCCAGCATGATTTTTAATCATCAAAGCTATCAAAATTTACTCAAACAGCACCGATTAAAGCACTATCGTTTCTCGTTTTTTTGCTATCTTTTTTCCTTAATCCCTTTTTTTAATTTTTTTGCTACTTTATTACAAACCCTAATGCTAACGCACTACTTTTTTATCCTTAAAGAAAAAGAATGCTAG